The genomic DNA GAGAACGTCCGGTTGGAGTTGTAACAGGATCGGTAATACTCCATCGACTTCTTCGATGACGTGTACTTTTGAATCGAAATCACCATCTTCACCGTAAGAATCGGTCTTCTTCACGTGCACATAGAAGAAGTCGAAATCTTTCCACGCCGTTTTCACCGTTTCAAACTCTTCTTTCACCGTGTTGCCAGTTTGAATGACCTCCATGCCCACCAGCTTCGCTATACCCCTGTACATGGGATAGGTCGCCACTGCGGCAGCTTTGAGTTTGTAAACTTGAGGAAACTGTGGCAGCTTTGGGTATTTGGAAAATCCACGTATCAAAGCACAGTTCATCTTCGGCTCGTTGGAAAGTACCTTCCTGATTTCGTCTAGGAGTTTGTTGACGATCCGAGAGGTTTTTTCAGCCTCGGCGACCAACGGTTGTGTGTAGATGAAAGGTTTACCCTCTTTTTGTGGATCCGCGTCGGACAGTCTGTCGTCCAGTCCGTCCGCTGTGAGTTTCACGACGAATCTGTGCTCTTTTCCAGGATAAAACGAAATCTTCACATCTTCGATGGATTGGATGGACCTTGCCAATTTTTCAACGACTTTGGAGCTTTCTTCGGTGGAAGGCCTTCCAGCCCTCCGATCCACCACGATGTTTCCTTGAATTGTGGCGAAGTTCGCCCTAGCCACGACATCTTTTTCGCCCACGGGCACGTCTGAACCGAGCGCTTCGAGTATACCGCGTCCAATCTGATACTTCACAGGATCGTAGCCAAAGAGTGCAAGATGTCCCGGTCCACTTCCAGGCGTGACGCCGTGCATGACGGGTATGGTCTGTCCGAGATCTGACTGCTTCGCAAGTTGATCGAGGTTAGGTTTTTTCGCCACTTGCAAGGGAGTTTTACCCTTCTCGTTGGGTACATCACCGACGCCGTCCATAACGAGCAGGACGATCTTAGTACTTGCCGGCTGAACCAATTCACTCAGAATGTGCTGTCTGTCGTACACCTTATCACCTCCAAAATGTTCGTACAAAGACACTTCAGATTTTCATCTTTCATTGCGATCACTTCTTCGAAGGTCGGCTTCACAGAGAGGACCTTCAGCGAAGTGAGGAAAACTTCACTCGCCGAACTGAAAATTCTGCCCTCAACTTCTTCCATAGAGAAACTCTCATCTTCAACTTGTGACACTTTTTTCGCAAATTCCCAACTGTATTCTTGAAGATCGAAGACCACATCGTTCACGTAAGGCTCGAGTTCAAAACCTGCATGTGTCCTCACATGCATCAGCAACCTGGTCAGAGCGATGGCGACGGCGAGCATCGTTCCACTTGGGCAGAATGCGACGACGGCCTTGGTCACGTTCTTTTCCATCGCGATGGGATCCTCACTGCTCGCCAAGTTCACGGCGAGTAAAAGTTTTATTTGGTTGGCATCATCTATCCGTTCATCCTGCATGGGCAGTAGCCCTTCTCTTATCTGTTTCGATCTTTCGTTCTCTGGCAATAAGAAAGCGAGACGTTGAACGTTCAGTTCTCCTCTGACGAGACACTTTTTGACTTTCAAAACGAGTTCTTCAACACAGTTTGAAACTTTCAATGGCCCTCTCCAATCGTTCAAAAAATCCAACAGTTCGAAGGCTTTGGGCTGGAAATGCTGTGGAACTTTTTTGAGTAACTCAAGCCCTTCTTTCTTGTCGACAAACACAGTGAGCAAAGCTCTGTTGTAATGAATGAAGGCATCTTCGCTCAGTTGGCAAGCTTTGTCTATGTGGATTTTCGCTTCCTCATAAAAGCCGAGTCTTCGAAGACACAGTGCGTACTCGTTCAAAAGGATAGGATCGTTCGGCATTCGCTCGGACAACTTTTTTAGAAGGTTCAACGCTTCGAAGTGCTTCCCAAGCCTAGATAGGGTGTGTGTGAGGTTGAACGCACTTTCAAAATCTTCTTTGTTCAACTCCAACGCTCTTTTGAGGGCCTTCTCTGCCCTTTCGTATTTCTGCGTCATGTTGCACGCGACACCGAGACGTGCGTGGGCAAGTTGAAAGTTTGGATCTTTCTGCGTGGCAATTTGATAAAAGTCACACGCGATTCTGACTTCCCCCATCTCCAAGTAGCAGTCACCTATGCGAACCACAGGCAAAAGAAAACTCTGATCCAATTCAAAAGCTTTTTGGTATTCTTCAATAGCCTCTTCGAATTCTTTTCTCGCACGCAAGATGTTTCCAAGCTCATAATGGGCAAGAGGAAAGTTTGGATTTCTTGAAATGCACGAACGGAAACATATCTCAGCTAGTTCGTATTCTTTCTTTTTGACATAAATGAGACCTTTGAAAAAATCGTACCGATAATCTTTTTCTATCCTGCCTGCCTTCTCGATGTATTCGTTCGCCGTTTCCAAATCGTCCACGTTCAGAGCGGATTTGACCTTCTCGTAGTAGAAATAGACCAAGTACGATTCATAGTAAGGATCTTTCGAAACGGAACACTGTGCTTCGAGTCCTCTCAGTATAACGTCGAGTGGGATTTTGTTTTGATCCACAACCAACGGGAGATCCTCTGCAAGGATCGGCAGTTTCACTGGTAAGTTCAATTGCTTAGCTTTGTCAGGTTTGAGTGGGAGAAAGACTATCGCTTTTATCTCGAACCACCTCCTGTGGGGTTTCGAAGCTGAGCTTTCCAAGCTTTCCCTGTGCGATGCTGTTGAAAAAGCTCACTCTCGCTCTGTCTAGATCAGCCGTTCCACCTTTAGAAAGCATCTTTTTTTCTAGAGCATATTTTTCCAAAAAGGCGTTGAGATCCTGTTCTTCAAGGTTGGAAACCTTCGCATATAGCTGGAAAGCATGTTGCAACACTTTTTCGTCCACCATGTCGATGCTGAGACCACCTATGAGGAGCAGTTTCGCGCCGAGTTCGACGCTCCAAAGCTCTGGTAAAAGCAAGCCTGGTGTGTCGAGTACCCTGAACAATCCCTCCACTGAGAACCACTGTAGTGATCTGGTGATACCTGGAACGGCACCAACCTGTGCCGAGCGTTTACCTTTCAGTTTGTTGATCAAGGTGGATTTCCCAACGTTTGGAACTCCGACCACGGCGACGAGCGAGCCACGATCGATCTTTTTGGCCAAAAAGTCGATGAGCTTTTTTCTATCAATGTCTTTTTCGAAGATGAACACTTCCTCGTTTTTGGATCGAAAGTAGTTTTTCCAAAGTTCTGTCACCTTCAAATCGGCGAGGTCTGATTTACCTAGAAAGATCAGATTCTTTTTCGCTCTGAACGGTTCTCTACTGTAAGATCTTGTGGCCATAGGAGCGCGAGCATCCAAAAGCTCTATGACCACATCGATCAATCCGATCATTTTGGATAGCTGTTTCGAAGCCTTGGCCATGTGTCCTGGATACCACATATCGTTTCCTCCTCAAAGATTGTAGCATCGCGGTGGTAGAATAAGGCTGGAGGGTGGTCTTTTGAGAGTCCTCGGTTTGATCTTGGCCGGTGGCCACAGTGAATCGCTTGGTCCTTTAGTTTCGAAGCGTGCAAGTGCTGCTCTTCCCGTCTTCGGAAAGTACCGCGCCATAGATTTCACACTGAGCAACATGGTCAATGCGGGTATCAGAAAGGTCGGTGTGCTGACCCAATACAATCCTCGAAGCTTGATGGACCATCTCGGTTCGGGAAAAGAATGGGACTTGGATAGAAAAAATGGTGGTTTGTTCATCTTGCAACCTTACGTGAGTGCTGAAGGTTCATACTGGTATCAAGGCACGGCGGATGCCATTTTCCAAAATATGACGATCTTGAGGCGCGGAGAAGAAGACTATGTGCTCATAGGCTCTGGAGATCACATATACAAAATAGACTTCACCAAAGTTTTTGAATTTCATTTCTCAACTGGCGCGGACATCACGCTTTTGGTGAAATATCTCGATGAGACTTACGATCTCACGAAGTACGGTATCATGCAGATGGAAGGGCACAGGATCGTTTCGATCGAAGAGAAACCCCAGCATCCCAGAGGCAATCTGGCCTTTTTGGGGATCTATTTCATGAACAAATATTTGCTGATGGAACTTCTCTATAACTACGTTACAAAAGGTGAGAACGATCTGCTCAACATAATCGTAGCGCAACTTTCCAAGCTGAAGGTGCACGGTTTCCTCTTCAACGGCTATTGGAGGAACGTTAAGAAGGGTATAGACGAATATTTCAGGATAAACATGGACGTGTTGAAGAAAGAAATAAGAGAAGAACTTTTCTACAAGTACGGAAAAGTTTACACAAAGCTGAAAGATCTTCCACCACCCAAGATCGGTTCGAGTGCCGTGATCAAGAACAGTATCATCTCGGATGGATGTATAGTCAACGGACATGTGGAAAATTCTGTGCTTTTCAGGGGCGTTATCGTGAAGGCAGGAGCGATAGTTGAAAACTCTGTGGTCATGCAGGATACGGTGATCGAGGAAGGTGCAATAATAAAGAACGCGATTTTGGACAAAGAAGTGTTGATCAGACAACAGAGCAGACTCGTTGGGAAAGAAAAGTTAGCGGTGTTGGAGAAGAGGGCCGTTCTATGAGGTGGTTCGGATGAGACGAGTGCTCGCCTTGATACTCGCTGGAGGCCATGGTAAACGACTCGGTGTCCTCACCGAAAAGATAGCCAAGCCTGCGGTGCCTTTCGGTGGAAAGTACAGGCTCATAGATTTCACGTTGAGTAATTGTGTCAATTCAGGTATATACCACGTGGGGGTACTCACTCAGTACAGACCTCACCTTTTGAACAGCCACATAGGTATTGGAAGGCCTTGGGATTTGGATAGAAAGAAAGGTGGATTGGTCATACTGCAACCGTATTTGGGTGGAATTGCCGGTTGGTACAGGGGCACCGCTGATGCGGTTTATCAGAACATGGAGTTCGTGGACGAAGCCAATCCAGAGCAAGTATTGATACTTTCAGGAGATCACGTGTACGCGATGGACTACAACGATATTTTGGATTTTCATATACTCAAGAATGCTGAAGGAACGATCGCTTGCATGGAAGTACCGATCGATGAAGCGAGCAGATTCGGCATCATGGTGACAGACGTTGAGTCTCGCATAATCGATTTTGAGGAAAAGCCAAAAAAGCCACGATCGAACCTCGCATCGCTCGGTATTTACGTTTTCAATTGGTCCTTCTTGAAGGAATATCTCATCAAAGATGCGGAAAACGAGCAGAGCACGCACGATTTTGGCAAAGATATCATTCCCAGATTGATAAGGGAAAACAGGCGCATCTTCGCCTTCAAGTTCAACGGTTATTGGCGCGATGTAGGTACCATCAGATCTTATTGGGAAAGCAACCTTGAACTCGCAAGACCTTTACCACCGTTGAATCTGTACGACAGACATTGGAGATTCTACACACAGACTGAAGAAATGCCACCAGCTTACTGTGCACCAGAATCGAGGATCTCGAACTCCATCATCAGTGAAGGTTGTGAAATACATGGAATCGTGGAGAACAGCGTGCTGTTTCAAGGAGTGCACATAGGAGAGGGAAGTACGATCAAAAACAGTGTGATCATGACTGGTACCGTCGTTGGGAAAAATTGTGTAATTGAGAACAGCGTCATCGCTGAACGTGTGATAATAAAAGATAATGTGCAGATTGGGGTCGGCAACGATGCGCCAAGTCAGCTCGATCCAGAGGTGTACACGGGATTGATCACAGTCGTTGGTATGTATTCGATCATTCCCGAAAATGTTCGCATTGGGAAGAACTGTGTCGTGGGCGTTGGAGTTTCTGAGAAAGATTTCACTTCCAGTGAGATTCCATCAGGTGGTTTTGTTCTGCACGGAGAGTGATTCTTCTGGACTTTTACTTTGTGGCTTATAAGATTAAAAGCAGAATAACGGCGGAGTTCGGTTTTGGTTTTTTCTTTGGAAAGATCAACGATCCTCCAGAGTACGATGTGTTCGTCGTGCCGACCAGACTGGTCAATCAAATCGTTCTCGATTTGAACGCGGACTACGGAAGCTTCGTGAAATCCTTCAATCAACAGAAAAATAGGCTTTTTGCTCAGTATCCCGAAGTTGACGATATGTCCAGAGAACTTCTCAACTATTTGAAGAGCGCGATCAACATGAGGGGGCCTCAACTTTTCGGTGCCGAGATAACTGCCGCTGTAAAGGATGGTGATGAAGAGCTCGTCAGATACATAGTTCAAGAGTTGTTCAAAGATTGGGCGCCTAAAGTTGAAGCCGATGTGGCCTTCAAACAGCTGAGTTATGAGGATATATCTGCCGAAAGTTACATGCAGCTCTGGGAGGAATTCGAAGCTGAAAATCTCAGTGAAGTGATGAAACGAGCAGATTTGATAGAACTTCCCGAAGTCTTTCCCTTGGTCGATCCCGTGATGGGTAAACCTCTTTCAGAATTCGATCTTGGTGATACAGTGTTCTTTTTGATTTTGAGTGTGAAGGATAAGGAAAAATTTGAAAAGCTCAAACAGTTGTATCCAAAACATTTCTCCCAGACTAGGAACGTGGTCCCGCTTTCAGGTACGTTGGTCGCGAAAGAACTGGTGAAAGGAAAAAAGGGTGAGTATTATTTGATAAAGGTCGATCTTGGAGAGGGATTGATAGGCAAGGGAATGGTTCAGAAATCGATCAAGATCATGGCAGACTATACGAGGTTTCAAGAAAAAGTTTCGTCGGCCTCGATCGGTCAACAAGAGTGGGAGAAAAAGCTCGATCAGATGGTGAGTGCTGAACAACAACCAAAACTGGTGCAAACTGTTCCAACTAAGCCTGAATTTTTCACGAAAGTTGGAAGTGGAGATTTGCTGATGGCATTTTTGATAACTTTACTCATAATCGGAATACTGCTGATCGTGTCGTATTTCTTTTTGATATGAAAAGAGGTTTTCTACTGCTCGATGCCGTGGTAGGAATGTGCATTTTATGCACCGTCGTTGGAATAGCGTTCTCTTGGGTGAAGAACCAAAGGAAGATCGTGGAAAGGTTGTACATCACGGATCTTGCGCATCGTACCGTGGTGAACGTGTTGGTGAGGAATTTGACGTCTTCGAAGATCGATAAAGAAATACTCAACGGTTTTGAATTGGTTCGCAATGATGGTAAGATTGTTTTGAAGTTCAATAACCAGCTTTTCCAGTACGAGGTCGAAGGTGGTCAGCGTTGACGTTGAGGTCCTCAGTTGGAACACTCTACAGACTCGGTTTGAGGAAAGGGTCGGTGGAGAGTTTAAAGACGGCGTACCTCATGCTCGATGGTGTGTGCATGTTCAACTGCAGTTATTGCACACACGCTTCAACTGTCAAAAATCTTTCCTACCTCAGCAGAGTGCTCTGGCCAGAGGTGGAAGATCTTTCGTTTTTTTTCGAGAGATTGGCACACAGTGACTTTGAAAGGGTCTGTGTGCAAGTTGTTTCTTATCCAAAATTTCAGAAAGATCTGTTTGAACTCATAGAGCGTTTGAAAGCTTCAAACAAAGCCATCTCTGTTTCAGTAAGGGCAGTGAGTTTGGATCTTGTGAACGAACTGTTCAAGCATGGTGTAGATAGGTTGGGGATAGCGATCGATGTCGTGAATGAGGAACTTTTCAGAAAATTTAGGGGCGGAAATCTACTCGAATTGAAACGCTTGATAGAAACTTCGGCTCGATCCTATGTGAACAGGATAACGACGCACATCATCGTTGGACTGGGGGAGAGCGATAAGGAACTCTTCGAGACGATGGTTTGGTTGAGGGACATCAACGTTGAAACTGCTCTGTTTGCTTTCATACCTTTGAAAGGAACCATTTTGGAGAGCCATCCAAGACCTTCAATCGAGAGGTATAGAAAGATACAACTTGCACGTTTTCTGATCTACAGAGGTTTAGAGCGAGTCATCGAGTTCGAAGGTGAAACGATCAAAAGCTTCAAATGGCTCCCTTCAGATTCATACAGAGCCTTCCTGACGAGTGGTTGTCCTGACTGTACTAGACCTTACTACAACGAAAATCCATCCGGTCCACTCTACAACGTTCACTCTGAAGAGTTGTTGAGAGCGATGTCGAACTCGCTGGAGGTGATAGGGTGAAACTTTTGACCTTCAAAGGTGGCACACATCCACCAGAAAAGAAAGAATTGGCGAGAGAAAAACCTTTGGTGAAGATGGATCCACCTCAATTCGTGTACGTGTTTTTGTCGAACCATGCGGGCGCACCGTCGCGACTCGTGGTGAAGGAAGGCGATTCGGTTAAAACAGGTCAAACGATCGGTGAACCGGGCGGATTCATCTCCGCTTACCTCCATTCACCGGTTACAGGTGTGGTACGTAAGATAGACAAGCTTTATCATCCGGTGCAGGGTCGTCCCATGGAGGTTGTGGTGATCGAGCGAACCGACGAAGATCGATGGCAGTTGCTCGAACATAACGATTGGGAAAATCTCAGTAAAGAACAATTGTTGGAGATCATAAAGCGTGCAGGCATCGTTGGTCTCGGCGGAGCCATGTTCCCGACTCACGTGAAGTTGAACCCACCGGCTGGTAAGACGATAGATACGTTCATAGTGAACGGTGCGGAGTGCGAGCCGTATCTCACGGTGGATCACAGACTCATGCTCGAAAAAGCCGAGGACCTCGTGCTCGGCATGAAGATAGTGATGAAGATACTCAACGCGAAGAGGGCTTACATAGGTGTAGAGTCCAACAAGGTGGATGCTTATGAGCATCTCAAAAAGGTCTGTTCTGATGGTTCCATAGAAGTTGTACTTTTAAAAACTAAATATCCACAGGGTGCTGAGAAGCAACTGATCTACGCCATCACGGGGAGAAAGGTACCAGTCGGAGGTTTACCTATGGATGTTGGAGTCATCGTTCAAAACGTTCAAACTGTGATCGCGATAAAACAGGCTGTGATAGACAGAAAACCTTTGATAGAGAGAGCTCTGACCATAACGGGTGAAGCTATCAACAACCCGATGAACGTTGTGGCGAGGGTAGGTACCACCATCCAACAGCTCGTCGAGTTTGCAGGTGGATTGAAGGAAGACGCAGAGAAACTGATCATGGGAGGCCCCATGACTGGCATAGCGGTGAACAGGTTGGACATTCCCATCCTCAAAGGCACTTCTGGGATCACCGTATTACCACACGAAAAAGAAGCTGTCAAAAAGCCTTGCATCAGGTGCACCAACTGTGTGATATCTTGTCCTATGGGTTTACAACCATATTTGCTCTATCTGCTCGGTAACAAGAAGAAATACGATCAAGCAGTCGATGAGGGACTCATGGCTTGTATAGAATGCGGTGTCTGTGCTTATGTGTGCCCATCGAAGATCGATCATGTGAGAGTTATAAAGCTCACCAAGAGGGTGTATCAGGCATTGAGAGGTGGTAAGAAATGAAACTCTTAGTGAGTGAAGCTCCACACATAAGAACTCAAGATTCAGTCAGGTCCATAATGTTGGACGTTCTTTTGGCATTGGCACCTGCAGTGGCGATAGCCAGCTTTTTCTTCGGTTGGTATGCGCTCTTTCTCTGTCTCTTTGGAGCAGTCTCGGGTGAGTTGATCGAATGGTTCATAATGAAGGTACTTCGCAAGCAAAAGGAGTTCAGTTTCGATTTGAGTGCCGCCGTCACTGGTCTTTTGCTCGCGATGAACCTTCCACCCACAGCGCCGTGGTGGCTCTTACTGATAGGCCTTTTGGTCGCACTCGGTGTTGCGAAGCACGCTTTCGGTGGTATAGGTCAGAACATCTTCAACCCCGCGCTCGTTGGAAGAGTTTTCCTGTTGATTTCTTTTCCCACACTGATGACCAAATGGACCAATCCAGTGAGAAACTTCAGTAAATCCGCTTGGGATGCGATGACTTCGGCGACCGCACTCGGCGTACTGAAGAATGAAGGTTTCTCAGAAGTTGTGAAAAGGTTCAGTTACGTTGATTTGTTCTTTGGAAATGTGGGTGGATGCATCGGAGAAACCAGCGCTTTTGTCCTCATTCTCGGCTTCATCTATCTTCTGTACAGAAAGAGGGTCAATCCGATCATACCTGCAGCTTACATCGGCACGGTCTTCGGCTTTGCGAGCATCATGTATTTATTGAACGCAGAAAGATTTGGAACACCGCTGCTACACATCCTCAGTGGTGGTCTCTTTCTGGGTGCACTGTTCATGGCCACCGACATGGTCACCAGTCCCATGACGTTGAAAGGCCAAGCGGTGTTCGGTGTTGGGTGCGGTGTGGTGACGATGATCGTCAGATTGTTCGCAGGATATCCTGAGGGTGTGTCGCTCGCAATATTGCTCATGAACGCACTCGTACCTCTCATAGACAGGATCTTCAAGCCGAAGATCTTTGGGGAGGTCAAGGTATGAAAGAATACATCAAAACAGGAATCATATTGATGGTTTACTGCACCATCGCTGGTTTTGCGTTGGGATTTGTTTACCACATAACGAAGGATAGAATCGCTCTGACCGAGATACAGGAAAAACTCGGCGCCGTCGAGACCGTTTTAAAAGATGAAACAGGAAACTACATCGTGCCGTTGGATCAGTTGAAGTCCGTGGTTTCGCAGACAGATCAGGAAGTGAAAGTGATCTTTGAGAACGCCAAGGGAAAGGTTTATTCTCCAATCTACGAGTTCGACTCGCCTCAGGGGAAAGTTTATGTGCTCACGGGTTCGAGCCTCGGTTACGGTGGACCCGTGACGGTCGTTGCGTGTTTTGTGAAAAAATCTGAAGGTTTTTCACTGTTTTCTTTGAAAGTGACGGACTTTTCCCAAGAAACGCCTGGTCTGGGAGCAAAGATCGGCGAAGAAGAGATACAGAGAAGGTTTTATCCTATGGAAGCTTCAGCCATAGCCAACGGTGTTAGGGTCGATAAAGACGCAAACTTAACGCATCTGTCGGCCGAAGAAGCCAAAAAACAAGGTGTTGCAAAGGTGAGCGATGTGATGACCGGAGCAACGATCACACCACGTGCTGTGGCGAACGCACTGAACGCCATGCTTGATTACCTGTCGGAGGTGAAAAAATGAGCCGACTCAAGGAGTTCACCAAAGGCTTTTTCAAAGAGAACGCCACGTACGTTCAGGTGCTTGGTATGTGTCCCACCCTCGCCGTGACCACGAACGCGATCAACGGTTTTGGAATGGGGTTGGCAGCAACGGTGGTACTCACACTCTCCAATGTGGCGATATCTTCCGTCAGGAAAGGTGTGCCGAACAAGATCAGAATACCTGTGTTCATAACTCTCATAGCGACTTTCGTCACCATAGTCGATCTTTTGATGCATGCGTTCATGTACAGCCTGTGGAAAGCGCTTGGTATATTCATACCTTTGATAGTGGTCAACTGTATCATAATGGGACGTGCGGAAGCTTACGCTTCAAAAAACGATGTTTTGAATTCAACGCTCGATGGTCTTGGGGTTGGACTCGGTTTCACTGGCTCGCTCGTACTTCTGGGTTCGATCAGAGAAATTCTTGGTAATGGAACGGTCTTTGGTTTGAAACTTTGGGAAGGGTTCAACATGTTCGCTATGATCCTTCCACCTGGTGGTTACATGACTTTGGGATTACTCGCAGCGCTGTTCGGCTGGATCGGT from Pseudothermotoga sp. includes the following:
- a CDS encoding electron transport complex subunit E, whose product is MSRLKEFTKGFFKENATYVQVLGMCPTLAVTTNAINGFGMGLAATVVLTLSNVAISSVRKGVPNKIRIPVFITLIATFVTIVDLLMHAFMYSLWKALGIFIPLIVVNCIIMGRAEAYASKNDVLNSTLDGLGVGLGFTGSLVLLGSIREILGNGTVFGLKLWEGFNMFAMILPPGGYMTLGLLAALFGWIGLKRKRGEQK